A part of Verrucomicrobiia bacterium genomic DNA contains:
- a CDS encoding cupin domain-containing protein has translation MDVVNLDEAPAFVTKDGSEIRELLAHRNSVIRNQSLAEARLLPGQATEEHYHARTEEIYYVTEGTGRLRLGEELRDVRTGDAVAIPPGQRHKLWNTGTGILRILCCCAPAYEHSDTFLTG, from the coding sequence ATGGATGTGGTCAACCTCGATGAAGCCCCCGCCTTCGTCACCAAGGACGGCTCGGAGATCCGCGAGCTGCTGGCGCATCGCAACTCGGTGATCCGGAACCAGAGCCTCGCCGAGGCCCGGCTGTTGCCGGGCCAGGCCACCGAGGAGCATTACCACGCCCGCACGGAGGAGATTTACTACGTCACCGAAGGGACTGGACGCCTCCGCCTCGGCGAGGAGCTTCGGGACGTGCGGACGGGCGACGCGGTTGCCATCCCCCCGGGGCAACGCCACAAACTGTGGAATACCGGGACCGGAATCCTCCGCATCCTCTGCTGTTGCGCCCCGGCCTACGAGCACAGCGACACCTTCCTGACCGGCTGA
- a CDS encoding glutaredoxin family protein, translating to MKPTVIRLFIKPGCPWCDEALEWFAQHGIRHETLDVLRDGAARAEMRSLTGQTLAPSLEVDGEVLADFGTDELEAWWTEHDFEPRVSGR from the coding sequence ATGAAACCCACCGTCATCCGGCTCTTCATCAAACCCGGCTGCCCCTGGTGCGACGAAGCCCTCGAGTGGTTTGCCCAGCATGGCATCCGGCATGAGACGCTGGACGTCCTCCGCGATGGCGCTGCGCGGGCGGAGATGCGGTCGCTGACCGGTCAGACGCTCGCGCCGTCCCTGGAAGTGGACGGTGAAGTGCTTGCCGATTTCGGCACCGACGAACTCGAGGCCTGGTGGACGGAACACGACTTCGAGCCCCGGGTTTCGGGCCGCTGA